From a single Caldisericia bacterium genomic region:
- a CDS encoding winged helix-turn-helix transcriptional regulator: MKKKVSERQKEILSILRKHFRENESITAKELSKIMDVNPITAYEHLRNLKEKGILKVEMAFCKKKGRPRYKYVLTEEGRRLLNTGVDFYVDEVKNILKEFVEAREEGRLNELLMEKVSNFSKNTLKPLIFIVFAFLILITLFRDVKEIEVLKDLLMMSLSSKIVFVSFASLTVFLFSKYVGGVGNIDKKWEDAKYHFVSISDEQRKEIIRILTNFMYGGEKDGCKRELDWTYS, from the coding sequence ATGAAAAAGAAGGTATCTGAGAGGCAGAAGGAAATTTTATCCATCTTAAGAAAGCACTTTAGAGAAAACGAGAGTATTACCGCTAAGGAACTCTCAAAAATTATGGATGTTAATCCAATTACTGCCTATGAACACCTAAGAAATCTTAAGGAGAAGGGGATTCTAAAGGTTGAGATGGCATTCTGTAAGAAGAAGGGGAGACCAAGATACAAATATGTACTTACAGAAGAGGGTAGAAGACTACTGAATACAGGTGTTGATTTTTATGTAGATGAAGTTAAGAACATTCTTAAGGAATTTGTGGAGGCAAGGGAGGAGGGAAGATTAAATGAACTCTTAATGGAAAAGGTAAGTAATTTCTCCAAAAATACCCTTAAGCCCCTCATTTTTATTGTTTTTGCCTTCCTTATCCTTATAACGCTCTTCAGGGATGTAAAGGAGATAGAAGTGCTTAAGGATCTATTAATGATGTCCCTCTCTTCAAAAATTGTATTTGTAAGCTTTGCATCGCTTACAGTGTTTCTCTTCTCAAAGTATGTTGGGGGTGTTGGTAATATCGATAAAAAATGGGAAGATGCCAAATACCATTTTGTCTCAATCTCTGATGAACAGAGAAAAGAGATCATAAGAATTTTAACAAATTTTATGTATGGAGGTGAAAAAGATGGGTGTAAAAGAGAGCTTGATTGGACTTATTCTTAA